The sequence GCGGGCTGGCCGCCGCTAGAAAGTGGAGGGTGGAAAGGAAGGACCCTAGGGTTCGTTGGAGCCCAGGTTTCTCgtcttttaaatggaaaattttcccCCCACTCCCTTCTCAGGAGAAAACCAAGGAAGGAACCCAGGCTGCTGGAAAGTGCAGCCCGGGCGGGGACTGTGGGTTTCAGGGTAGAACTGTGTGTGGAACGGGACAGGGAGCGGTTAGAAGGGTGGGGCTATTCCGGgaagtggtggggggagggagtcCAAAACTAGCACCTAGTCCACTCATTGTCAAGCCCTCGTTTTTATCTCAGCCCCACAGAGTGGGGCTTCAGTGGACACAGAATGGGTGGGGAAGTGGAGTGGGGGACCCAGGGGTGGGCTTCCTGCTCTTGCTGTCCAGGACCTAGACCTAGCCAGCTTTGTCTGTTCCCTTTTCTCACCTTAGCTGTTGCCTTGGGGCAAAAACTAGAGCCAGGGAGCCCCACGTCGCAGAATCCTGaggcccctcctcttcccccaccttctGGAGCCAGGGAGTGGTTGGTGAAAGGGGGAGGCCAGTTGGAGAACAAACAGGTTGTCAAGAGGGTTGAGTGATTAGAGCCCATGTACCCTACCCAGGAAtggttgggaggaggaggaggaagaggtagggaaggggggagggggcggggttTTGTCACCTGTCACCTGCTCCGGCTGTGCCTAGGGCGGGCGGGGGACTGGTATAAAGCAGCAGATACCTGTACCCGCTCCACCTCACACGCAGCGCCTGCCTGAGTCTGTTCTGCCCCCTCCTCACCCAGTTCTTCTCCACCATGACACCAGGCATCCAGTCCTctttcttcctgctgctgctgcttccagtGTTTACAGGTGAGGGGCACAGGTGGGGAGTGGGCTGCCCTGCTTATGTGGTCTTCTTTGCCTTTCTGTGGGTTTTGCTTCCTGGCAGATGGAACCATGAAAGGCAGAAATTGCAGACAGGGGTGGCCCTGTCTGTGCCAGAATGAACGAAAGGCTAAGGACAGGCCGAGAAGAGTCAGGCCCCAGGAAAGTGGGTGCCAGGGGCGGGAAATGTCCTGGAGAGAAGTCTGGGGGTAAGGGAGTCAGGAGAGGTAAGTCTTGGGAAAGGAGACCTGGGCAAGCCAGGAGCAGAGGCCTgtgagcagagagagggaggctgcccacagggagggaggaagagggctgACCCGGCGGCTGCCTGACACTGCCCACTCCTCCATCCACCTGGGAGGACCTCTCCGGTTGCCAGAGGTTATATTTTCTCCTTGCTTGAATTTGTTCTCCAACTCAACCCTGTCACCTCAACTTCTTAACAGGTATGACGATTGGTCAATCCTCAACAGTTTCTACAGATTCTGGTCACACAAACTCCAGCCCAAGCAGAGAAACAGAGACTTTGTCTACCCAAAGCCATACACCATCCAGCCTTACTGAGAGAACTGCTGTGAGCACAACCAGCAGTTTACACTCCAACCTCAGTCCTGGTTCAGGCTCCACCACCGCTCCAGTCTCCGACGTCACCACGGCCCCAgccaccagcccagcctcaggctccACCGCCACTCCGGTCTCTGACGTCACCACGGCCCCAgccaccagcccagcctcaggctccACCACCTCTCCGGTCTCCGATGTCACCACAACCCCAGCCACCAGCCCAGCGTCAGGCTCCACCACCGCTCCCATCTCCGATGTCACCACGGCCCCAgccaccagcccagcctcaggctccACCACCTCTCCGGTCTCCGATGTCACCACGGCCCCAgccaccagcccagcctcaggctccACCACCGCTCCGGTCTCCGATGTCACCACGGCCCCAgccaccagcccagcctcaggctccACCACCGCTCCGGTCTCCGATGTCACCACGGCCCCAgccaccagcccagcctcaggctccATCACCGCTCCGGTCTCCGATGTCACCACAACCCCAgccaccagcccagcctcaggctccATCACCTCTCCGGTCTCCGATGTCACCACAACCCCAgccaccagcccagcctcaggctccACCACCGCTCCCGTCTCCGATGTCACCACGGCCCCAgccaccagcccagcctcaggctccACCACCGCTCCGGTCTCCGATGTCACCACAACCCCAGCCACCAGCCCAGCGTCAGGCTCCACCACCGCTCCCGTCTCCGATGTCACCACGGCCCCAgccaccagcccagcctcaggctccACCACCTCTCCGGTCTCCGATGTCACCACAACCCCAGACaccagcccagcctcaggctccACCACCTCTCCGGTCTCCGATGTCACCACGGCCCCAgccaccagcccagcctcaggctccACCACCTCTCCGGTCTCCGATGTCACCACGGCCCCAgccaccagcccagcctcaggctccACCACCGCTCCGGTCTCCGATGTCACCACAACCCCAGCCACCAGCCCAGCGTCAGGCTCCACCACCGCTCCCGTCTCCGATGTCACCACGGCCCCAgccaccagcccagcctcaggctccACCACCTCTCCGGTCTCCGATGTCACCACGGCCCCAgccaccagcccagcctcaggctccACAACCTCTCCGGTCTCCGATGTCACCACAACCCCAgccaccagcccagcctcaggctccACCACTGCTCCAGTCTCTGATGTCGCCACAACCCCAgccaccagcccagcctcaggctccACCACCTCTCCGGTCTCCGATGTCACCACAACCCCAgccaccagcccagcctcaggctccACCACCACTTCAGCCCAAGATGTCACCTTGGCCTCAACCAAGAGTTCTACATTAGGTTCAGCTTCCACTCTGGTGCACGGTGGCACCTCTGCCAAGGCTACCATAACCCCAGTGGGCAAGAGTACTCCATCTTCAATTCCCAGCCACCACTCTGATACTCCCACCACCCTTGCCACCCACAGCACCAGAACTATTGCCATTAGCACTCACCATAGCACAGTaccttctcccacctcccccaaTCATAGCACTTCCTCCCAGCTGTCTATTAggatctctttcttcttcctatcTTTTCACATTTTGAACCTCCAGTTTAATTCTTCCCTGGAAGATCCCAGTACCAAGTACTTCCAAGAGCTGCAGAGAAACATTTCGGAACTGGTGGGTATCTGCCTTCCTTCACCATGCACCCCTAAAGCAGTCTCCAAAACTGCTCCAAAACTCCAAAACTTTGCATCAAGCCTGAGTCCtttccctcccacctcagtttttgcagatttacaaagaaaaggattTTCTGGGCATCTCTTATATGGAGTTCAGGTACAGTTCTGGGTGTGGACTCCgtgtggtgggggaggtggaTGTTGTCATGACTGGGGAAGGACTGGTGCACTCATGGTTGGGAAAAAGTGCTGAGAATCTGGGACCCATGGCTGAGTTGCCTATTTCCCTGTAACCAGGCCAGGATCTGTGGTGGCAGAATCAACTCTGGCCTTCCAAGAGGGTTCCATCAGTGTCCAGGATGTGGAAAATCAGCTTCTTCAGCACCTGACAGCAGCAGCCAAATATAACCTGAATATCACAGGAATCAGTGGTGAGGCTACTTCTCCAGCTGCCACCCCAGCACCACGCCAGGGCACCTCTCCCTCCAGCAACTGGAGTCCTGCACTTCTGCTTGGTCTAGCAGGGGGAGGGTGTCTCCTTTGGGGGACTGCCCTGACCACTGTTTTTCCTTGTAGTGAAAAGTGTGTCGATTCCTTCCTCTGCCCAGTCTGGGTCTGGGGTACCAGGCTGGGGCATCGCCCTGCTGGTGCTGGTCTGTGTCCTGGTCACGCTGGCCATCATCTATCTCATTGCCCTGGTGAGTCCTCAGTCTCTGGCCCTGACCAGAGTCCCCCTGGTGGAAGGAACCCCTGGCCCACCATAACCTCCTATCTTCCCAGGCTGTGTGTCAGTGCCGTCGAAAGAACTATGGGCAGCTGGACATCTTTCCAACCCGGGATGCCTACCATCCTATGAGCGAGTACCCCACCTACCATACCCACGGACGCTATGTGCCCCCTGGCAGTAGCCATCGTAGCCCCTATGAGGAGGTGAGGATGGGCTCcacaggctgggggaggcagaggttTGGGATAGGCAGGGGTTCTCAGGCATACTTAGAAAACCTAAAGAActtgggagaggagaaaggggagaggcGTCACGAGGTAAGCAGTGGAGGGCCTGGCAAGGATGAGGGTGGAGGTCAGAGGAGTTCTGGGGGACAAGACTGGAGAGAAGACCACAGAAGAAAGGGGCCCTCAAGAGGGAGTGCCTCCACTACCAGAATTCCCAAAAGAGCTTTGCCGTCCATTGCTGGCTGGCTCTGGCTGAACTGTGCCACTGCAGTGCTCGCTAGGATGCCCAAGGGCAAAATGGGTGCGGCACTGTGCCCAGGGGAGCCCTTCCTGCAAGAGTCACAAGGAATGAGCACCTATGTCCCCATTCATCTCCTAAGAATGGAAAGTAGACTGAGAAAGGCTTGGAGGGGGGGTGTCTCTCATGTAGAGGAAGTGTCACCAGGCCAGGTGAGCCTGGGTGCCAGTGGGGTTCTTGGGAGACTCAAGGAAGCAGGGACCTGCCCCCCTCCCTCTTTCGTCTCTTGGCCTTTCCCTACAGGACCTAGTAAATAATTACTGCCACCACCTGGGGCTGGAAAGCCTCTCCctgtgggggaagagagaggagtttctttttcttgctcccATTTTCCTCCTCATGGAGACTTACCTCTTAAGTTTTAACACATCTCCTTGGGCTGGAGAAGTAGAGAATGGAGAGGGAAAGAGGCGGCAGGGGAGGGCAAGGTGGGTGATTAGAGCCAAGGAGAGGGGTgaaggggagcagagggaggaggagcagccCTGTTTACAGTCACCTGGCTGCTGGTGAGGCCAGCAGGTGCTCTCTCTGAACTAACCCTTTGAGAGCTGGCCAGGCCCTTGGACCTATTCTCCCTGCCTGGGGTGCCATCCAGGGGCCCTAGGAGGTAGCTTCTGCCCCTCACCCTGGATCTGTTTTCCCTCCACCCAGGTTTCTTCCGGCAACGGTGGCAGCAGCCTCTCTTACACGAACCCGGCAGTGGCAGCCACTTCTGCCAACTTGTAGGGGCATGTCACCAGCTGAGCTGAGCAGCCAGCCAGTGCCAATCTGCCCCCCTCAGGTTCTCCACCGCCAGAGTCCTTCCACTCTGTTCTGGGCTGGTGAGCTGGGTGGGCTGCTCCCAGCTTCCCTCAGAGACCCCACCAAGTTCCCTAACCCCTCTGGGCCTGGTGAAGCCCATCCTCGCCCCTGGGGGATATGCCTGGGGAGTGGTGCAGGTGGCTCCCGGAGGGAGGACGGGCCCACAAAGCCCAGAGATGGGGGTGGGAACCTACACACGGCTGAATAAAACGTGGCCTCCCGCTGAGCCAACTTCTGATCCTTCATCTGTGACCCATGGATGGGAGACACGGTCAGAATGTGTCTGCCAGGGGGCCTAGACGGGGGCTttggggaagaggggaaggaaaagaggcAAGAAGGAGCGGGGTTAATTTAAGAAGCAGGAGATGTGGGGAAGAAGTGACATAAGGGCGCAGGGGTGGCCAGCGGAAGAACTCAGtcacctctcccccacccctggggcacaagaggaaggaggaaacaaAACCTAGGTGGACTCGGAGGGCTAGCGTGACTGGGTCCGCCTGCCCAGTGGCTCTCCCCTCTCCTCCGCGGGTTTCACTCGGGCCCGCGCCCTCTTCTCGCCCTGGCACGGTGCCCGCAGGCGGCTCTATTCTTAGCTGCCCGAGTGTGAAGTAAATCCTTGGGCAGCGATAACAGCCGCAGAGTCAACAGGGCCACGATAAGTCGGTGGCTGGGTGGCTGGGTTGGATCCGGGCGCTGGCGCCAGGCCCGTccctccccggcccccagccGGCCCACCCGTCCGCTGCCTGGGGGGTGGGCTTTCCAGCACCCTGGGAATGGGGAAATGGTTCTGGTTCCCTGACCCTTTTGGGCCCAGGCACAGTGCCCGCCCCCTCAACCACATTCCCCCAGGGTCAGGGCAAGGCCGCCCGGACGCCCCGTCTGGGGCCTGACGCCGGCAGCTGGAGAGCTgcgccccctgctggccctggTCGGCTCGGCAGAGCCTGGCTTGGCGACCAGACCCACCGGGCACCCTCGCTCTGAGGAACAACAGAGCACCCTGGAGCCCTCCGGCCCGCCACACCCAGCACAGAAACTAAGAGGAATGGTCACGCTCAAGGAAGGCAGAGATGTGCCTGGCATCACAGTTTATTGTTTATAAACCATGAAAATAACAGCTGTTGCTCGGCACAGGCCTAGCAGTGCCCATGGCAgaggggcagcaggggcagcaggggcaCCAGAGGCCTTGCCTGGCCCAACCCAGTGGGGGTACTCAGTCTCAGCTGGGTCCCCAGGGGAGACTTGGCACGTTGGCATGGGTGCGAGACAGGTAAAGCATgcaagagggagaagagggacaTAAGGGGCATGCGGCTGGGGGGTATGGggacccaaataaataaagcagaatgATAGGGTCCCCTTTCCCTCACCAGGGAGTGCCTGGACAGTGTCCAGCCAAAGAGCCTGCCTGCCCCGAGGCTGTAGTTCAGCATCAATGGGGCAGGGAGCTCAGCAGGGCCacgggcagagctgggaccatgCCCAGTGTTCCAGTGCCCTCCCTCCCAATCAGCCTGGGGGGTACAGCACAGAGATGGAGAAGGGGCTCTCTCCATGACTTGGGTAAGAGGCCAAAGGCAGGGCATGGTACAGAGACAGGTGGGGTGGGGCCTGTGCTAGCAGGCAGTGGGAGAGAATGGGGGACAGCTAGAGTGGTGAGCAGAGGAGAGCCCCTTGGTCAAGAGAAAGCCCTGGGAAGACACAGACATAGGGTAAGGGGCAGGACCACATGGTAGGAAGAGTTTGGGGGTAACAACCTGGCGCCAGGAGGCTTAGGGGGCCAGGGGTCAGGAGGACCCCAGCTCTGGAAGAGGGCCTGAAGAGTCAGTCCAGCTTGGCGAAGCCCCCAATGGTGACCTTCCTCTCAGGCTTAGTGCCCACTGGCTCCTGTAGCTGTACTGCGCCACCCCCAATGAAGCAAAAGGCAGGGCACACAGGCCCTGAGCAGTCCAGTGGGCATTCTAAGAGCCCACGGAAAGACACAGCATCCAGGAAGGACACCCGGCCTCGCTCGTAGTCCAGGCAGATGCCCAGGCGGGGTGGCAGGGGCACCGTGCAGCTGGCTGCTGGGCCATCCCTCCCTGTCAGCCCTGCACCTGCGCTCGCCCCGGACCCCAGCAGGATCTTGCCCATGCCGATGGTTAGGAAAGCGAAGGGTGGCGACGCCTCCACTGTGGCATCCTCAGCACCACTGTCGTGCCCACTGTCCGGATCGTACCTGTAGGAGTGGGCGTAGGGTAGGAGGAGTAAGGGAGTGAGGGATGGGGTGCCGGAGGGAGATGCTGGAAGGATGGAATGTGGAGCAAGAGGTTGACGGGATCGATTTGGGGTATCGAGGAGAAAACATGTTGAAGAGACATGGGTTAGAGTACAAAGTTGGGGGTTTGGTTTGGTGGGAAACGGGTACTGGAAGGAAAGCACACTGGCAGGAGAGGCACTGGGGGGACAAGGAAAGACGAGGCACTGATGAAGCACATTGACGGAATGCAGCACTTACCGAGATAGGGAGGGGTCGAGGAAAGAGGTGTGGAGGGAATTACCCTGGGTGAAGGTTTTGAGGGTTAGGCGGATGTTGGCAGAATCAGGGGTTAGTGACTAAGAtaccagggagaagggaggaacaGAGAAAGGATGTTGTTGGGAAGGTGGGTGTCAGAGATGAAGGATATTAGAGGATGTAGGGCTGGGGGTGATGGGGTTTAGGAGGGGATTGGCGTTGGGGGATGATGGGGGACagagtgctggggagaggggttAGGGAGAAAAGCCTGTGTGGGAGGGTGTTAAACAGGATGTTGCAGAGAGGAGGGTTGTGGAGATGGGATgtggaaaggaagaattttagGATGTTGAGAAAAGAGGTGGGTGAAGGAGGTCTTGGAGAGAAAGGGCTTTGTGGAGAAAGGATGTGGATGGGGTATTAGTGAGAAAGGACACAGAGGCTTGGAGGGATGGTGTGTTGGTCCTGAGTGACAGACAGATGGAAGGAGGTGGAGATGGCTCCCTCTTCCATCATCCCTTTCCCTGACCACACATTCCAAAAACCTTTTTACCAACCCCATGTCTCTGCTGGCCACAGGCCTCCCAGCCTGGCTTCCATGCTCGTACAACTTTCTCCTaatcccctccccagccagccccatCCCAGCAAGTCTGTGCTCCCCTTGCCACCCCTACCCTGTCCCAAGCTCCTATGCAGAGCCCCCACACCCCATCCCTTCCAGAGGGGCCTGACCTGGGGCTGATCACATCGGGGGCACCCTGGAAGCTCTCCTGAAGCTTGCTCTCCAGCCCGACGCCAACCTTGACCAAGTAGGAGGCCGGGTCCACAGCACAGGCCCAGTAGCTGCGACCCTGGGTCACAGCCACATCACCCAGGACCACGTCCACGCTCAGGTGGCAGCCGGTCAGCAGCCGGTCAGCAGCCAGCAGCAGGGGTAGCCCTGGAACACTTCGTACTGCTCGCTGGTCCTTGCTGATGGCCAGCCGCTCTCGGCTGGCACCCCAGCGGCCATCGAGGAAGAAGTGCAGGACTGGAAGGAGGGGGAAGGTTGAGACAGAAGGAAGGACTTCAGGGACAAACACTGGCACTGGGGGCTGTGAGGTGTTAGTTAGTATGAGACACTGGGAGATTGCAGAACAGGGAACAAGCTGCTGAGGGGTTCGGTCACTAGGAACAGGCAGGGAGCTCCTGGGAAACTGGAATGGGGGGaataggagaaaaggaaagggcaCCCCAGATGGGCAGGGAGCCCCAGGAAGAGTTTCAGTGATGACCAGTGCACACAGAAACCAGGGTTCCACCGAGCTGACTCACAATTCTTCCTCTAACCCCTTTCCTGTGGCCAGCCCTGTGGACAGTCCCCACTACTGCTCTGTTCCCTCTGGTTGCCCAAGCCCTACATATTATGCCCCCTACTTAGGTGGCAAGGCTTCCCCATCATGTCCACACCCCAGTGACCAAACTATTTTCTAGAGAGTCACTTTACTAATGAGCCAGAAACTGTGCTAAGACTTTACATGTGTCATCTCACAAcagtttaattttcacaacaaccctatgaggtaagtaATATTATCCCTACAGGAAAGGActctgaagttcagagagggtgaaaaacttgcccaaagccaGCCACACAgttggcaggaggcagagctgggatttgaacccaagcactCTAGCTCCAGAGCTAGTGCAGGTGACCCACTATGTTAAACGGCCTCTCCAGTGCCCACACGGAACCAGCTGTTAGTGCCTGGGCCCGGGCATACCCTGTGCCCTTTGCACGACCACCTGTGCCTGCCACACCACGCCCACCCGCCACGCCCACCCGCCTGCTCACTCACCGGGGGCGGGAGGCGTGTGCAGGTGCACATCCTCACTGTACTCGCCGTAGCCGGCCTTGTTGCAGCCACGGACACGCAGCACATACACAGAGCCTGTGTCGGGGTTCTCAAGCAGGGCACTGgtgcccctcacctcctcccgCCGCTGCCAGCGGGTAGGACCTGGCTGGGCAGGCACATCCGTGCGCCGGAACTCAACGGTATAGTGCCAGGCAGGTGGTGAGTGGGGGGGCAGCCGCCAGCACAGGAAGATCTGATCGTAGGCAAAGGTACGCTGGGTGTCAATGACAGGAGCCTCAGGCACTGTTGGAAGAGACAGCAGGGGTCAGTCAGGGCCTGGCCACTGGCCTGGcatggagggcaggggcaggcaggaaaAGGGAAGCAGCGGGAGCCGGGGGGGTGAGTGTGGGTGAGAGGGAGCTGGGGAAAAGACTTATCTGGGCACTGGGCACaggaggggcagggcccaggggagaAAGAGGCAGGAGAGTTCTGGGCAGGAAGTCAGGAGGCCTGTGTTCTAGTCCTGGTCTGCCACTAGCTCACTTGGGCCTGAGATAAGTCACTTCCCctttctgggccttagtttcctcctctgtcaagTGAGGGTATAAGACCAGATAAGTTCAGGGGGCTCTTCCGGCTTAGATATTCTATGAGTTAAGAGGAGCCCCGGGGAGAGGCAGGCAAAGGCCACTGGAACCCAGGCAagagggcacagagcaggagggCGAACAGGATTGGGAGGGAGATGCAGCGTCAGCAAGGGAGAAAATGGGCAGACAACAGAGGAAAGCAAAGCTTCAGGGCAGGGGGGGAGATCAAGGGGAAGAGAATGCAAGTCCAGAAGGCAAGGGTCACAAGGACAAAAGGTCAGAGGGCCAGAGTTAGGCAAGGGCctaaagaagacagaagagagaCAGAGGGCATTGGTCAAGTGGGAGGATCATGAGGTCAgatgaaggcaggaaaaagaaggaagcaatGAGTGGGTGGCCGAGCTGCGTgagagcgtcggggtggggaggggggcccGGCGGGGGGCAGGACCCCCGGGGCAGGGCCGCTGACTTGCCTGGGGTGCTCCGGAGCAGAGTCCGCGGTGGCCACAGCCTACAaacaaagagagggagaagcagcGCTGAGCGCGGTAGGACGGTGTGGCAGGGTGGGCTGGGTGGGAGGAGTGGCTGGCCAGGCCAGGTAGGAGGCCGGGGAGGTCCCTGGTGGGCACTGCCCCCCGGGCCCGctgctggggaggaagggaagaaggatcTGGTTGGGCATGGGGCCTGGCCATCTCCTTACCTCGCAGGAAGTTAAGCTCTGTCAGCAGCTTCATCTCACGCCCCACGTCCAGCTGGCAATGGCGGAAGGAAGAACTGGCAGCTGGCCGGAACGTCTGGAGGGCCTCAGTAGCTCGGGCAATTCTGGGATGGGGGTGAGAAAAGGGTCAGGCACTGCCATCTGGGCAGCCACCCTTCCCCTTGAGTCTGTCTTGCCTGCCCCTAGAGCCTTAGCAACTGCTTTGGGTCTCTTCCTTGCCTCTTGGCACAAGCTGACATCAGTCTGGCCTCATGAAAATCCCCAGGGGGCTCAGCTCTCCACCTGGCAGTGCTCTAGACGTTGCCTTAGATGTTGGCTGCACCCATGATGTCTCTGCCCCCCAGGAGCCCGTGCCCCTGTGCCATGCCCCTGAGTACCTGTTGTGCAGCTGCTTGGCTGCTTGCACAAAGCAAGGCTGGTCTGTTTCCTTAAGTACTTCCTGGGCATAGCCCACCAGACCTGAGCCATCCAGCAGGCTCCGGTGCTCCTGAATCTGGGCGCTGAGACGGGCCAGCCGCTCCTGCTGGCATTCTTCAATGGCCTGAAGCAGTGATGCCCGCTTCTCCTCCagcacagcccccagcccccgcacCAGCTGTGACACTTCCTCCTTGGCCTGCTGACCACTCACCTGCCCAGGGAGCAACACCCAAAGAACGTGTGACTTACTGTCTTCCTCTTGGAGGCAGCACTTGTGCCAGCCTCCTGGAACACCACAGCATGGCTAGGATCACAAGGGATCTGGGGAAATCCTACTCACTTATTCCAGTAGGGCCAAGCTCATGGCTGCAAAGACACCTATGCCCCAAGATGGGCTCTACTACTGGCCATTTTTCTAACCTTTCTGGATGTCCATATCATAATTTCAACCCCTTAAGGACTCAGCCAAACAAAAGAAGCCATGGCTGCATTAATGTCCACTTGGACTGCACTAATGTCTCCTGGCATCTATGCCATCCTTATTTGTCCATCCCCATGTCAGCTGACTCAAGCAGTCTGGCAGAAGCTATCAGAGCCATCACCTCATGCTAGCTCCAGGGATGTGTGCCATCCTCAATAGGCAACTGAGCCTGACAGCATCTGAGTGACATCTTTGGGCTTTTGAGTTCTCTGTCCTAAGCTATAGCCACCCCGCCCCTGCTGCAGCCCCAAGTACAGCCTGGCCTGGGGGACTGGGGTTCTTGCCAACCTGGTTTAACCAGAACCTGGACATACCTCACCTCGCGGGCTTCCTGAGGTTGCACTGAAGTGATTGGGTGATGCCCACCCACACCCCCTTCCTGCCCACACCCCCACGCAGGGCCCAGGGCCCATCTCCATGCCCTCCCTCACCTCGGTGTGCCTCACAGTCTCCTCCAGCTCACAGATCTGGGTCTGTACCGTGTCCTGGTTTCCCAGGATGTATGTCAGGCTCTTTGTCAGCTTGTCCTGAGGGGGAAGAAAGAGGTGGGCATCACGCCTGGCTCTGCGGAAGCAGCAGTTAGGAGGAGGTGCAAGAGGGTGAGAGTGTGAGTTAGCACAGGGGTTGAATGAGGAGGGGTCCTCACCTTGAGGGCCTGGTAGGCGCTGAGCACTGGTGTGATCTTGTGCCCACTGTGGGTGCGCCGCACCCGGCAGAGTTGGCATACCAGCCGTTGGCATGTCTTGCAGTAGTGGGTCACTTCTTCCTTATGGTCTGGGCACATAAGGCCCTAGGGACACAAAGAGCAATGAGGTGGTCAACCGATGGTATGTGTAAGGGCGCTATCTACCAGGAGAGCAGTGTGGTGCCCTCCCTCCACCGGCCAGATGGGAGTGGAGGAGAGATCAGCCGGTGGTGCTCCACAGTGCCACCTGGTGGTACACACTGGCACCAAGGAG is a genomic window of Eulemur rufifrons isolate Redbay chromosome 8, OSU_ERuf_1, whole genome shotgun sequence containing:
- the MUC1 gene encoding mucin-1 isoform X6; translation: MTPGIQSSFFLLLLLPVFTGMTIGQSSTVSTDSGHTNSSPSRETETLSTQSHTPSSLTERTAIYKEKDFLGISYMEFRPGSVVAESTLAFQEGSISVQDVENQLLQHLTAAAKYNLNITGISVKSVSIPSSAQSGSGVPGWGIALLVLVCVLVTLAIIYLIALAVCQCRRKNYGQLDIFPTRDAYHPMSEYPTYHTHGRYVPPGSSHRSPYEEVSSGNGGSSLSYTNPAVAATSANL
- the MUC1 gene encoding mucin-1 isoform X2 — encoded protein: MTPGIQSSFFLLLLLPVFTVSTDSGHTNSSPSRETETLSTQSHTPSSLTERTALSIRISFFFLSFHILNLQFNSSLEDPSTKYFQELQRNISELFLQIYKEKDFLGISYMEFRPGSVVAESTLAFQEGSISVQDVENQLLQHLTAAAKYNLNITGISVKSVSIPSSAQSGSGVPGWGIALLVLVCVLVTLAIIYLIALAVCQCRRKNYGQLDIFPTRDAYHPMSEYPTYHTHGRYVPPGSSHRSPYEEVSSGNGGSSLSYTNPAVAATSANL
- the MUC1 gene encoding mucin-1 isoform X4; this encodes MTPGIQSSFFLLLLLPVFTVSTDSGHTNSSPSRETETLSTQSHTPSSLTERTAFNSSLEDPSTKYFQELQRNISELFLQIYKEKDFLGISYMEFRPGSVVAESTLAFQEGSISVQDVENQLLQHLTAAAKYNLNITGISVKSVSIPSSAQSGSGVPGWGIALLVLVCVLVTLAIIYLIALAVCQCRRKNYGQLDIFPTRDAYHPMSEYPTYHTHGRYVPPGSSHRSPYEEVSSGNGGSSLSYTNPAVAATSANL
- the MUC1 gene encoding mucin-1 isoform X5; its protein translation is MTPGIQSSFFLLLLLPVFTGMTIGQSSTVSTDSGHTNSSPSRETETLSTQSHTPSSLTERTAFLQIYKEKDFLGISYMEFRPGSVVAESTLAFQEGSISVQDVENQLLQHLTAAAKYNLNITGISVKSVSIPSSAQSGSGVPGWGIALLVLVCVLVTLAIIYLIALAVCQCRRKNYGQLDIFPTRDAYHPMSEYPTYHTHGRYVPPGSSHRSPYEEVSSGNGGSSLSYTNPAVAATSANL
- the MUC1 gene encoding mucin-1 isoform X11, whose protein sequence is MTPGIQSSFFLLLLLPVFTVSTDSGHTNSSPSRETETLSTQSHTPSSLTERTAIPVPSTSKSCRETFRNCFCRFTKKRIFWASLIWSSVKSVSIPSSAQSGSGVPGWGIALLVLVCVLVTLAIIYLIALAVCQCRRKNYGQLDIFPTRDAYHPMSEYPTYHTHGRYVPPGSSHRSPYEEVSSGNGGSSLSYTNPAVAATSANL
- the MUC1 gene encoding mucin-1 isoform X1 encodes the protein MTPGIQSSFFLLLLLPVFTGMTIGQSSTVSTDSGHTNSSPSRETETLSTQSHTPSSLTERTALSIRISFFFLSFHILNLQFNSSLEDPSTKYFQELQRNISELFLQIYKEKDFLGISYMEFRPGSVVAESTLAFQEGSISVQDVENQLLQHLTAAAKYNLNITGISVKSVSIPSSAQSGSGVPGWGIALLVLVCVLVTLAIIYLIALAVCQCRRKNYGQLDIFPTRDAYHPMSEYPTYHTHGRYVPPGSSHRSPYEEVSSGNGGSSLSYTNPAVAATSANL
- the MUC1 gene encoding mucin-1 isoform X3, with the protein product MTPGIQSSFFLLLLLPVFTGMTIGQSSTVSTDSGHTNSSPSRETETLSTQSHTPSSLTERTAFNSSLEDPSTKYFQELQRNISELFLQIYKEKDFLGISYMEFRPGSVVAESTLAFQEGSISVQDVENQLLQHLTAAAKYNLNITGISVKSVSIPSSAQSGSGVPGWGIALLVLVCVLVTLAIIYLIALAVCQCRRKNYGQLDIFPTRDAYHPMSEYPTYHTHGRYVPPGSSHRSPYEEVSSGNGGSSLSYTNPAVAATSANL
- the MUC1 gene encoding mucin-1 isoform X7, producing MTPGIQSSFFLLLLLPVFTGMTIGQSSTVSTDSGHTNSSPSRETETLSTQSHTPSSLTERTAIPVPSTSKSCRETFRNWPGSVVAESTLAFQEGSISVQDVENQLLQHLTAAAKYNLNITGISVKSVSIPSSAQSGSGVPGWGIALLVLVCVLVTLAIIYLIALAVCQCRRKNYGQLDIFPTRDAYHPMSEYPTYHTHGRYVPPGSSHRSPYEEVSSGNGGSSLSYTNPAVAATSANL
- the MUC1 gene encoding mucin-1 isoform X10, producing the protein MTPGIQSSFFLLLLLPVFTGMTIGQSSTVSTDSGHTNSSPSRETETLSTQSHTPSSLTERTAIPVPSTSKSCRETFRNCFCRFTKKRIFWASLIWSSVKSVSIPSSAQSGSGVPGWGIALLVLVCVLVTLAIIYLIALAVCQCRRKNYGQLDIFPTRDAYHPMSEYPTYHTHGRYVPPGSSHRSPYEEVSSGNGGSSLSYTNPAVAATSANL
- the MUC1 gene encoding mucin-1 isoform X8; the encoded protein is MTPGIQSSFFLLLLLPVFTVSTDSGHTNSSPSRETETLSTQSHTPSSLTERTAIPVPSTSKSCRETFRNWPGSVVAESTLAFQEGSISVQDVENQLLQHLTAAAKYNLNITGISVKSVSIPSSAQSGSGVPGWGIALLVLVCVLVTLAIIYLIALAVCQCRRKNYGQLDIFPTRDAYHPMSEYPTYHTHGRYVPPGSSHRSPYEEVSSGNGGSSLSYTNPAVAATSANL
- the MUC1 gene encoding mucin-1 isoform X9: MTPGIQSSFFLLLLLPVFTGEGETETLSTQSHTPSSLTERTAIYKEKDFLGISYMEFRPGSVVAESTLAFQEGSISVQDVENQLLQHLTAAAKYNLNITGISVKSVSIPSSAQSGSGVPGWGIALLVLVCVLVTLAIIYLIALAVCQCRRKNYGQLDIFPTRDAYHPMSEYPTYHTHGRYVPPGSSHRSPYEEVSSGNGGSSLSYTNPAVAATSANL